GTCATTCATTGCCGATCCCTTTTATTGGAGACACATGAACCACAGACAGCGAGATCTTGCCCGGCAAGTAGGAGACACTCGGCGCGAAATGGCCCTCCTTTGACGGTACCGCCAACCACCAAGGGCTTGACCAGAACCACCCCTTCTCCGCATCCGGGGCAGCGCACCGCGACAGGTAGCTGGTCTCGATCACGCCGCTCCCGAGCACAGACCGCAGCCGGACCCGGTGCCATCCTGCAGGGGGTGTCATCCTGCGGGTGTAACGTCAAAGATGCTGATCAGATCAGCCAGTTCGGGAATGGTCCGGCCGTCCGCCGCCGCACCGCAGGAGCATTCGCTCCGCGCCCCTCACAACGGCACCACTACCTTTTTGGTAGGTTCCCGTGTCTCTTTTACTTGTCGTCGTCGTTGTTGTTGTGCGCAGCTGACGATTCCGCCGCCAGGACTGGGGCGCCCGCGCTCGAATGACCCTGACTGGCACAGTGAAAGGAGGCTGAGATGTTGGTACGAGAAGTTATGACCCGCTCGGTGTTCAGTCTGCCGGCCGACGCCACGATCAATGACGCGATCCGATTATTGACGACCGAGCGGATCTCGTGTGTCCCTGTGGTGGACGGGGACGGGCGGGTCATGGGCGTAGTCAGCGAATCAGACCTGTTGCAGGCCCCGCTGGAACCTGACCCTCGCGCCCACATGCGGCCGGTCACAGCGCCGCCACCGCGACCGTCCCGGGTGGATGAGGTGATGACCGCATCACCATTCACCACCGGTGAGCAGGCGGACGTCGCGCAGGTTGCCAAAGTCCTCGCAGAACGAGGCTGGAAAAGCCTGCCGGTCGTGCGCGAAAATCGGTTGGTCGGCATCATCAGCCGCAGTGACATCATCCGAACGTTGTCTCGGCGTGATGCGCAGATCAGCAGGGACGTGACGGCAAACCTGGCCAGCTACGGCCAGCCGGACTGGTGCGCGGAAGTCCGCGACGCGCAGGTCACCATTCATGGCCCGCAGTCCGCGCGTGACGCGCACCTGGCCGAAACCCTCGCAGCGTCCGTGGCGGGTGTGCGCCGCGTCGTGGTTGACGACTGGGCCATAAAGGAGGGACGGGACTGACGCCGACAGGTCGCCGGCAGGTGGTGGGCTGGCGGAACCGCGTGCGACCCGAGGGCATCGAAGAGATGGCTCGGCGCCAACCACCGAGCAGGCAGTGAAGAGCAAACTGACTAAGATCCGGAAAGCCGCCGTCAACCCCTCCTGTGCGGGAGCCCACAGGATGGACTCCCGCACGTCGCGACGACCACCGCGCCGACCGGGACAGGCCACGAATAAGGAAACGCCCACCACGGCGCCAGTGGCACTCATGCGATCAGTGGACGGACCATCACCGTAGGACAATCGGCCTGCGGAACGCCGTGAAACCTGAGCTAGTTCGGTCTGAGGCGTTTGGGATTGAACGGGATCTCTGGCTCCCTGGACTTCTGAGCGTCTAGAAGTCGGAACCCTGGAACTTCGAATGGTCCGTGTTCGGGTCCAGCGTGCGGTGCCGCAAGGGCGTGAGGAACACGGTGCAGAACAGCAGGTACCCGAAGCTGCTCGCTGCAACGTCAGTGATGACAAACCATCGTGGTCGCGCCGTGAAAGCCATGACCATGCCACCGAGGACGACGTAGAGACCAGCAAACATCAGCAACTGGACACTCGGGGTAAGTTTCCGTCCTTTTTGCTCACTACGGGTAGAGACGAATCGGAACAGCAAGCCAAGTCCTGCACCCATCAGCACGCCGAACATGATCGACACAGCGAGATCGCCCGACGATGGCGACCCCACATCAGAGTCCTTCGGTGAAAGGACCAGAAGAGCGAAGAAAATTCCCACCGTGAGCATCCCGTAGATACAGGAGCCCCACCAGGTCAACCGACCTATCAAGAGGTGCTCCCGTTCGAGTAACCGCAGTCCTTGGCCGCTGGCCCCACCAGGTCGCTATTGGATTTCCCCACACCCGTGATCATGCCAGCGCAGCGCGTGCCAGGCAGTCGACGCTTCCGATTAGCTGAATAGTCGTAGAAGAGTCACGCCCATAGTTTGCCAGTCCGTGTTCAGGCCGTCCCGGTGAGCGATCCCGTTACGGCGATCGCCGGGTCAGTTCGATCGATGACCACGATGGTGCCGATTGGTCGTCGTATGCCGTTCGGCTTCCGGGACGTCCCGCGTATGTGCTTCATCGGTTCTGTCGCCAACCGATCTGTTCTGGGGCACGTCTAAGGGAGTATGGATCGAGTGAGCACTGATCACCCTCGGAAGCACCTCACTGCAGGTAGGACTGTTCTTGCGCTAGGAGTGGGGTGCTCGCTATTGATGGCTGGTTGTGGCACGGGCCCCGGCGCGCCCGGCCCGACGCATTCGAAAGGCGCGACCGGCCCGGCTGGTGCGACCCCGGCGGTTTACGAGGGCCACCTGCAGAGATTGCATCCGGGATCGGTCGGCCCTGCGAACCTTGCAGCGGCGGATCAGGCGTTTGGATTGCGGCTGCTACACGACGTGTGCGCCACCGACCCCATGAAGAACACGGTGCTGTCACCTGCCAGCGCTACCCAAGCACTCGGAATGTTGCAAACCGGTGCCCTCGGGTCGACCCGGACCGCCCTGTCGAGGCTGTTGCACCAGTCCGCCTACGGTCCAGCGGTCATCGCTGCCCAGCACTCACGGACAACCCAGCTTCGCAAGATCGCGGGCCTATCTACTAGCGACCGTTTATTCACTCAAAGCGGAATCACGCCGCGACAAGGCACCTTGAACGATCTGCGCACCGCGTACGACGTTCAGCTGTTGGGCCTGGACTTCGCTGGCCAACCCAAGGCATCGACCGACGCCATCAACCATCTGGTCTCCAACGACACTCACGGGCTGATCCCTCAGCTTTTCGACCAAGCGCTGGACACCTCGACGGTCACCGTGATGACCAATGCGATTTACCTCAAGGCGCAATGGCAACACCCGTTGCAGACGCCAATACCAGGGGTATTCACCCTGGCAGACGGTAAGCGCGTCATGGTGCCAACTTTGAAGAGCACGGACGCGCAAGCCGCAAGTGCTTCCGCAGGCGGCTGGCAGTCGGTGCAATTGCCCTACGTCCATGACCAGCTCACTGCTTACGCCTTGCTGCCACCAGCAAGTGCGAAGGCCTGCGCCGTGCCTAACACCGTAACCATGGCCACGCTCCTGCACCCGGACGCCAATAAAGTGGCCACGGTCGCGATGCCTAAGTTCCACTTGAGCCAGACCAATGAGCTGCTGAAGGTCCTGACCAGCCAGGGATTACAACCCAATGGCGACTATGCGGGGTTCAGTCCCGGTGCCCACGTCAGTGACGTGGTTCAGAAGGTCGACATCTCCGTCGACGAGTTCGGCACGACCGCCGCGGCGGCCACCGGCGGCGCCATGGCCATGTCGGCACGGGGAAGTGACATCCACGTCAACCTGAACCGACCATTCCTGTTCCTGGTCACCGACACCGCAACCCACACACCGCTGTTCCTAACTCGAGTCGCTGACCCCCGCGGCTAAACCCCCAACCCGAGCACGTACCCGACGTACGTTCCGCTTGCCGATCGCTGAGCGGTTCAGGCTTGCTCAAGCACCTGCTTGAGCGAGGCAAGGTCGGCACGAACGGCGTTAGCGTCTTGAACGAACTGCTCGTCGGTCATTCCAGGCTGCCGCCGCAGCGTGAACACCACCTCGCTGGCATCCTCGATCGGGATCACTCGCATCGGGTTATAAACACTCGCACCCGAGGGCAGCGTGACGACGTGGTCGAGCACGCCGAAGGGGTTGTGCTCGGCGAAGCTGACCGTGACGCGACCCATCCGCGAGTCGGCTACCCATTGCCCGTCCACGTGCTCAACGCGCCTGCTCGCCAACCCCGCCGCCCACCGGGGCAAATTCGCCGGATCGACGACATACTCGTAGACCGCTGCGGCCGGTCGATCGATCACGATGCTCAGATGCTGGGTGCCCGATGCCATAGCGCACATCGTGGCCCACCTCGCCGACAGCGCGAGATCCGTTCGTAAGAGGATCCGCTTGCGGACGCGGTCACCGCGACCGTGTTCCGTTTAGAACACCCGAGTGGGACGGTCCAGCCGATGTGAGCTCGAGGGCCGATTTATAGCCTGCGGTCGCCGGATCCCGTTCCGCTTGCGGCTGCTTATTCGGCTGTCTGAGGTACCTGCAGAGGAGTCAGTTGTGCGGTTCATTCACGGTGGGCATGGAACACCGATCGGGACTCGGATGATCGCCTTGCCGGTGGGGGTGGCAACTTCAAGAGGCACGCAGGCTGGCTGGTCGAGAGAAAATCCTCCGGGGTAAGCGAGCCATGGTCCTCCACCTCCAGGCGGTGCCGGGCAGGCGCGTACTTGAAGAGTCGTTGTCCACTCAGACGCATTGGTTCCCCAGCCGATGGAGACCTTCTTTGCCCAGGCCTTCGGGATGGTCAACGTTGCAGCGCGCCCGGAACGAAGGATCAGGCCGTTCTTGGCGAACAGCCGGTGTGGCGCCCCGCTCGTCGGGGAGGTTTGCATCGTCGGTTTCGTCTGTACCCCGGCCGTCCCGAGGACTACCTGGACTTGACTGTCAACTGTGCCGGAACTGCCGATCGGATTCGAGCAGTCCAGAAAGATCCCACGAATTGCACTGCTGGAACTTTTGCTGGCGTTTCCTGAGCTGTTGGGGATTGATGTTGGGACCTTGTCCGCGGTGCCGCTGGAACAAGCCGCGAAGCTGACGACAAGCGTGCCGCTGGCTGTCAAGGCGGCGGCGCGATGAAGAACGGACGTGTGGTGGTTCGTCACGATGTCTTCCTCCGGGTCAATCACCGAGCCTGTTGCTAGTACGCCGAGTGCCAGCAAGGCTAGCTACCGGTTAGACGAAATCGACGTAAAGTTTTGAACTGCCCCCACTTGTTTGGGAGCGACTCCAGCCGGCCACATCGTCTAACGATTTACGGTCCCCGCAACCCGATCCTGTTCCGGTGACGAGCAGCGGGCCGAGCCTTCCTGGTGTCACTGACTTAAAGTCTCTCCGTGGCAGAGGACATCGCGGGTGGACCAGGGTGGATCAGCGATGGTCGCACCTTGCGGCCGGTCATCACTGACCTCGTGGTTTTTCGCGAGCACCACTTGGAGGATCCCCTCACCGCAGCGATCGAGCAGCTGTGGTCTGGGCATCCGCTCGAAGCCCTCCACCAGCTCTCAACGCACGATGCCTCACCACGGGTGCGAGCCCTGCGAGGGGACTGCTTGCGAGATCTGGGTCGCCATGCCGAAGCGCTCGAGGTGTACCGACAGCTCATAAAGGAATCCGAAGGCGGACCACGGGAAGCAGTCATGCGCCAGCACTATGGAAAAGCTCTTCTGTCAGCCGGCGATCCCCACCACGCGCGGCAAGAGTTCTTTCAGGCTCTCCACCTCCGACGCCTCGGCAGCGACGATGCCCTGATCGCTTCATCCCAGCAAGCC
This portion of the Dermatophilaceae bacterium Sec6.4 genome encodes:
- a CDS encoding CBS domain-containing protein, whose amino-acid sequence is MLVREVMTRSVFSLPADATINDAIRLLTTERISCVPVVDGDGRVMGVVSESDLLQAPLEPDPRAHMRPVTAPPPRPSRVDEVMTASPFTTGEQADVAQVAKVLAERGWKSLPVVRENRLVGIISRSDIIRTLSRRDAQISRDVTANLASYGQPDWCAEVRDAQVTIHGPQSARDAHLAETLAASVAGVRRVVVDDWAIKEGRD
- a CDS encoding serpin family protein, encoding MAGCGTGPGAPGPTHSKGATGPAGATPAVYEGHLQRLHPGSVGPANLAAADQAFGLRLLHDVCATDPMKNTVLSPASATQALGMLQTGALGSTRTALSRLLHQSAYGPAVIAAQHSRTTQLRKIAGLSTSDRLFTQSGITPRQGTLNDLRTAYDVQLLGLDFAGQPKASTDAINHLVSNDTHGLIPQLFDQALDTSTVTVMTNAIYLKAQWQHPLQTPIPGVFTLADGKRVMVPTLKSTDAQAASASAGGWQSVQLPYVHDQLTAYALLPPASAKACAVPNTVTMATLLHPDANKVATVAMPKFHLSQTNELLKVLTSQGLQPNGDYAGFSPGAHVSDVVQKVDISVDEFGTTAAAATGGAMAMSARGSDIHVNLNRPFLFLVTDTATHTPLFLTRVADPRG
- a CDS encoding SRPBCC family protein is translated as MASGTQHLSIVIDRPAAAVYEYVVDPANLPRWAAGLASRRVEHVDGQWVADSRMGRVTVSFAEHNPFGVLDHVVTLPSGASVYNPMRVIPIEDASEVVFTLRRQPGMTDEQFVQDANAVRADLASLKQVLEQA